The genomic segment TTACCTGGCATTGACGCCGATGTGGTTGATGATGAGGGGAAGCCTGTTCAGGGTAAGAGGGGTTACTTGGTTATTAAGAAGCCGTGGCCTGGAATGTTGATGACTATTTGGGGTGATCCTAATAGGTATATTCAGGTGTATTGGAGTAGGTTCCCAGGCATGTACTATGCCGGTGACTGGGCTATTAAGGATGAGGATGGTTACATATGGGTTTTAGGTAGGGCCGATGAAGTCATTAAGGTATCCGGCCATAGGCTTGGTACATATGAAATAGAGTCAGCCCTAGTTTCCCATAAGGCCGTAGCCGAGTCAGCGGTGGTCGGTGTCCCTGACCCTGTTAGAGGCGAAGTCCCAGTGGCCTTCGTTGTACTTAAGAGTGGGGTTAACCCAAGCCAGGAATTGGTTAAGGAGTTGAGGAATTGGGTTAGGACTGCAATAGGCCCAATAGCTGAACCAGCAAACATAGTCTTCGTCTCAAAGCTACCTAAGACTAGGAGTGGGAAGATAATGAGGAGGCTGCTTAAGCAAGTACTCATGAAGCAGCCCCTCGGTGATACAACCACCCTGGAGGATGAGACGAGTATTGATGAGGCTAAGAAGGCTTATGAGGAATTAGCCAGGGAGCTTAACCAACAGGGGTAAGGCATTTAACCAGCTCCCCGTTACATGATAAAATTAATTCAATAACCTCCACCACGCCATCACCATCAACACCCTTAGTCACGTAATGCGCAATACTCTTAATCTCAGGTAATGCATTATCAACAGCCACCGCTACATCAGCCATCTTAAGCATTGGTGCATCATTCTCCCCATCACCAATAGCCACCACTGCACTTGGCTTAATCAGCCTCCTAAGCATCCTAATTGCATAACCCTTATCAATGCCACTGGGCATTAACGCCAAGGTCCCCCTATTCGGCTCAACCTTAACATTATACTTAGCAGCAATACTTCGTACTAATTCACTCTCAGACGTGAAGAGGCTTACCTCACCCTCACTATACTTAACACCATTCTCCATCAACTCCCTCTTAATACTAGCAACTATACTTAACCAATTGGTGGGTGCAGTATTAATCCTTAAACCACTGGGGGTGAGTATTACTAGTCCATTCTCAAGGGCGAAGTAGGCACCTCTAATTCTCCCAATTATGGATTCAACATGCCGACGCGCCCCACTGGTTACAATGGCGAATTCATTACCAGCATTAATGAATTTATCAATAGCATTTACAACATGATCCTTAACAGTGAATTCATTAACCCAATCACCGGATACATTAGGCTGAGTCACCTTGCTCGCTAATGTGTAGTGGTAATCCACCGCGAGTAAAACATTATTCATTAATTAACCCCAGTTTAAGTATGCTTTTTAACCTTTGACACCATGATAATTACCCTCAACCTTATTAACCATGTATAACACCCACCATACTAACAGTTAAAAAGCCTGAAGCATCGGGTAATCAGGCCCCGTGGCCCAGCATGGATAGGGCGGCGGCCTGCGGAGCCGTAGGACCCGGGTTCAAGTCCCGGCGGGGCCGTTGAATTCTCACAGTTACTCCGCAACATCACCATGAAACCCACGTAGGTAAAAGACCAGGAAATAAGGCGCTGGACGCAGGTGTAATTTCGCTATGTGTAACTTAAGGGTTATGCTTCCCGCATATTATTAATAAACCCACTCCAGGTTAATGCATGTGGGTGTTAGCGTAGTAGTCTTTGATACCAGTGCCCTACTCTTAGCTGTAACGGAGAGGGTTGATGTTATTAGTAATGTTAAGGAAACTGTTGAAGACTTAATAATACCTGTGGTGACTGTTAGTGTTATTAGGGAATTATGGCTACTGTCTAAGAGAGGGGGAAGGAGAGGGAGGGCAGCCTCACTGGTGCTTGATAATATAGTACCCCGTTACTTCTCAATGGCTGCATTAAACGGTAAGGCTGATGACGACGTATTGAGTTTAGCCAAGGAAACAGGTGGATTCCTGGTGACTTGTGATTCTGAGCTTAGAAGGAGGGCTGAGGGCAGTGGGGTTCCTGTAATATACTATAGGAGGGCTTTAAGGAGGTTCACTATTTAATTACTCAACCTTAAGCTTAATAACAGGCGTCGTTAACGTACCTACCCCACTAATACTGATTTCAACAACATCACCATCCCTTAATGCAGCATCCCTACCAGGCAGTATCCCGGTGCCGGTCATTAGGATTGTACCATCAGGCACGGTGTTATTCCTTATAAGGTACTTAATCTGTTCATCAATCCTCCTCCTCATACGCTCAGTGCTCACCTCCCCCTCGTAAATGGCTTTACCACTCCTAATTATCCTTAGCCTAATTTGAAGCGAATATGGGTTCTTAACCTCATCAGGCGTAACCACGAATGGACCGAAGGCACAGCAGCCATTGTAGACCTTTGATTGAGGCAGGTAGAGCGGGTTCTCAGCCTCAATATCCCTTGCCGACACATCATCAATAATAGTGTACCCAATTACCTTACCACTGCTTGTTATCACAACACCTAATTCAGGCTCAGGGAGCGTCCACTCTGAGTCGCCTCTAACAGCTATTGGTTCACCATGCCCAACACACCTATTGGCTGTTGCCTTAAAGAATATTTCAGGCCTCTCAGCATCATAAACCCTCTCATAAATAGTTAATTCACCAATCCTAGCCACCTCACCCTCCTCAGAGTACCTCCTCCTTGAAACTTCATAACTAATCCCACTTCCCCAAACCTCAGGTGGGTCATAGGGCTTAGTGAACCTTAAACCACTACTCCTATAGTCCCTACTCAGTAATTGATTAACATCAATATTAACCTCAGCTCCAAGACCTATTACCTTACCATTGGCATAGCTAATAAGGGCCTTTACAGGATCAACACCGAGTTCAAACACCTTACCATCCACCACAGCGTATTGGAACGTTGACTCCCCGTTAGTTAACCTGAATATCCTCATATAAAGAACTCCGCTTATACATTTTTAAAGTATTGCACATCATTAGTCGTTAAATTCTTCGCGAAACCATGAACCTAGGGTACGGCACCTCTCAACGCTAACATAATTATTCGCAACCCTTCACTTAAGTTAACTAATGCAGGATCCAAGGCCTAACCCTAAGGGAATAAGAACCTAACACATGTAAAAAATAACCATTACGTATACGGTGTCTTAAGCGTGATGCAGCAACGTTTAAATACATAAAATGTTAAAGCCCTTATGCATGGTTATGCTGGACGTATCGTGCGTTTCAACTTAAGTAATGGATCCTTGACTATTGACAACGTTAAGGAATCGTGGGCTAGGTTATTCATTGGAGGCAGGGGACTGGGGTTGAGGCTTATAATGAGTATGGGGCTTAAGTTAAGTGACGTTAACCCATACGGCCCTGAGAACCCACTGATAATAGCCACTGGACCTTTAGGTGGTACCAGGATACCACTGGCCACTAGGGCTATTGCACTATTCAAGTCACCCCTCAATAATAGGTGGAACTACTCAACAGTGGGGGAAACATTGGGAGCCTACCTAAAGTACTCAGGACTTGATGCATTAGTATTAACTGGGGCATCCAGTAAGCCTGTTTACCTCATTGTATCTGATGGTAAAGTTGAGGTTAGGGATGCTAGGGAATTATGGGGATTAGACACTGTTGAAACTGAGAAAACGCTTAAG from the Caldivirga maquilingensis IC-167 genome contains:
- a CDS encoding fumarylacetoacetate hydrolase family protein, producing the protein MRIFRLTNGESTFQYAVVDGKVFELGVDPVKALISYANGKVIGLGAEVNIDVNQLLSRDYRSSGLRFTKPYDPPEVWGSGISYEVSRRRYSEEGEVARIGELTIYERVYDAERPEIFFKATANRCVGHGEPIAVRGDSEWTLPEPELGVVITSSGKVIGYTIIDDVSARDIEAENPLYLPQSKVYNGCCAFGPFVVTPDEVKNPYSLQIRLRIIRSGKAIYEGEVSTERMRRRIDEQIKYLIRNNTVPDGTILMTGTGILPGRDAALRDGDVVEISISGVGTLTTPVIKLKVE
- a CDS encoding HAD family hydrolase; translated protein: MNNVLLAVDYHYTLASKVTQPNVSGDWVNEFTVKDHVVNAIDKFINAGNEFAIVTSGARRHVESIIGRIRGAYFALENGLVILTPSGLRINTAPTNWLSIVASIKRELMENGVKYSEGEVSLFTSESELVRSIAAKYNVKVEPNRGTLALMPSGIDKGYAIRMLRRLIKPSAVVAIGDGENDAPMLKMADVAVAVDNALPEIKSIAHYVTKGVDGDGVVEVIELILSCNGELVKCLTPVG
- a CDS encoding PIN domain-containing protein gives rise to the protein MGVSVVVFDTSALLLAVTERVDVISNVKETVEDLIIPVVTVSVIRELWLLSKRGGRRGRAASLVLDNIVPRYFSMAALNGKADDDVLSLAKETGGFLVTCDSELRRRAEGSGVPVIYYRRALRRFTI